TACCGATAGCTACTATCAGtagctatcgctgatagctgctattagtGGTAGCTTTTCGATTTGAGAAGTGTGCTATTAGTTGCTATCAGTgctagctttcaatttgagactcgtgctattagttgctatcattgatagctgtAATAAGTGATATTGCTATAAGTGataacattcaatttaaaaaatgtgcTATCAATTGTTGTGACTTACTATCAGTAATATTGCTATCGATGAATATCGTTGATTgttgctattagtgatagcaattgatagttgctatcagtgataactttcaaTTCGAGAAATGTGCTATTagttgctatcattgataactgTTATTAGTGATGCTGCTATTAAttatagcttttaatttgagaaatgtgctatcagttgctatcactgatatgtttctatcaatgatagtcatAGTGGCTATTGCTTATATGTTTCTATCAATGGTAATATTTTGATGTCTTTTGTTGTTTGAATTTGATATCATGTTATACTTGTTTGTAAATAGTCGGGGACTTTTGATTAAATTGTTGATACATATAGTGTCTTTGTATGTCGTTATTAATGCATATAGGTATAGAATGATATCCTTTTAAATTGATAGTCACAAAAGATATCATTGATAACTACTGTCAGTGATATCTTTCTATTGCTATCAATGTAAAggatatcactgatagtattATCATGTAATGTAGTATTTGAGATGAAATGACTCCTCGAAATTATTTGATTGTGCACAAAAGTTTTCATTGATAGTATGATATCATCCATTTCTCATTTCttgagaaataaacttgtttaataactattatcgtttcttatttcaaatttttaataaatgtttctaaaattggtgcaaatttgaggactaaaaaaaataatttctttcaaattcattttcatttgctatttatatttaacgttttgttataataatcaaacttaatGATTGGTTTGTTAGTGTTAAGTCATGTACTTTAAAGTCTTGGGTTTGAAACTCGGAAATGGGAAGATAAGGGAGAGAGTAAAATGTTTGGAGAGATGAGGAAATTAGGGAAATGAaagcaaaaattggagaaaggaaagaaaataaaaaaataaaaataaatcggaaaaaggaaagaaaattaaaaaatggagagaaaataaaataaaaaagaagaagaaagggaaagaaaataaaaaaagaaagaaagaaaaaacggaagaaaataaaaagaaaaatgaaaaatgaaagagaagaagaagacatgCAACAAGATAAGGAAGGGTAaccttgaaaattaaaaaaataaattaaaaaactgACCCGTGAAcacttcaatattttcaaatattttaaagagatactatatttttatattttttttctcttattgttCTATCTATTAGGGATAAATATTATCCCTCAAATCATTTGGGTTGGGACTTGGGTCTAAAAGTGTCAACCTAAAACATGGTAGACATGTCTATTTATAAGCACCTTGTCTTTGAATTTCTTGCGACCAAATCATATTTATGATTAGGTATGATACATCAACTAATCATAAAACTTGTTTGCTATGAATGgtgataaattttaaaatgtccgTTGCATATCTTACTTGTTCAAATATTCAAATGTTAGAAATTGTAACCATATTTCTGTAGATTCAATCTCAAGGCCAAGGGCTCTTAATTGCAAGTTGAGGTTGCAGAGTTCTTGGGGAAAATGTTCAGGTATGATCCTAAAGGCCAAATCTACCTCACAAATTTACTtagttttttatatttcttttgcatcaaaatttattttgtttgagaGTTAATTGTTTTGGTTCTGAGCGTATTCATCTTGTCGAAAGATAATGTACATTAGCATTTTCCTGTTTTAGGTAATCATGTATTTGAAGTTCCAGATGGCtacaaatttatattttcacCATTTTCAATTTCAGGGAAACTGCATTTTTGCTCTTTCACATTAGAGCTAAGATTTCTGAAGGTTGAGAataagcaatatcttgcttaTAGTTGATCTTTTAGgcccgtttgataatcatttggttttttaaaattaaaattattttctctcaattctataaataaaaacaagattTTAGAAActatagttttcaaaacttgacttggtttttgaaaatattggtagaaagtagataataaaacaagaaattaaaatgagtgtttataggcttaattttcaaaaactagaaataaaaaaaccaaattgttaCCAAAAGTAGCCTTAATCATTCAGTTTTTGAACCTCAATTAGATCCCACTGAGCTGGAAGATAATGGGCAGAAACATGAGTAAAAAATAGGACTAACAAAATTTTCAGGATTTTCTCAGGGTAATTTTGTATTCTGAGCAAAATCCCcccaaaaagaagagaaaaaaaaggaagaaaaagaagtgtACTGTTGATGTCAATCTTTCAATCAACAAACCCAAAAACCTGTAAATTTATCTTTAGAGTTTGCACAAATATATACTTGTGTAAGATTATCTCTACATTTCTGATATTCAACATGGCTGTGATTGAAAGCAGCATCTATTAAGCAATCTCAGCAATGCATCAGCTTTTCTTCTGGCTTTCAATGATCCATCTGCTGCCAAGCTTTGAAGAGAAGGAATACTTCTAGGATTTATCAACAACCTCCTTGCTACTTCCTCTCCTCCATCCTTGCACAGCCCCAATAACaatgtaattgaactttctttCCCTTTTGGAGATCCAAATCTTAAAAGATCAATGAGCAAAGACACTAAAACTCTACTTTTTCTTATCTCTTGCAGCCCTTCTGAGCAACTTAAAACCAGCGAGAGCGTCTGCAAGGCGTCGTCTGTTATGCCCGCCTTGTCGTCTGTCAGCAAGTCAATCAGCAATGGCACAGCCCCAGCTACCACAATACAAACTTTGTTGGCATTGTAAAGTGCTAGATTGCAAAGTGCTGTGGCAGCGTCTCGCTTCCCGGCTGAATGCCCTTCTTTAAGGAGCCTCACCAATGCTGGTATGGTTTTCGGACTCGCCCCTATTGTTATTTTGAACTCATCCACCATGGACAAGCTGTATATTGTTGCTGCAGCATTTTCTCTTGCTTCCATTGTTTTCCCTGATTCTAAGATGTGTGTTATGTTGTCTATTGCCCCTGCTGCTACTATGAGGATCTTGTTGTTGTTGAAGATTGCAAGGTTGAACAATGCAGTCACTGCGTTTTCTTCGATTCTTGGATCGCTGGATTTCAACAACGTAACTAGAAATGGTATCGCTCCCGCTTCGGCAATCATCCTTCGGTTATCCATTCCTGTTTTTGCTAGTAACCGCAGTTCATATGCAGCTTGTCTTTGAATATCTGGTGACCCAGTTGCAAGTTTTCCTACAAGAAACTCGGCTGTCATTTTGACAGCATCAGAGGCTTCTTTGGATGCAGAAATGTGATCGACCGGTTCCTCGGAGATGTATATTTTGCTGTTGCTTCTCTCTAACTCAAAGGAAGTATATGGTTTTGTAGGTTCATTCATACCAATGTTGTTTTCTTGGCACCACTGTTGCATCAGACTTTTGAGTGCATAATTTGGTATGAGGGCCATATGAATTAGCCTCTGATTACTCTTGGGACAAACATGATGCCCTGAGTCAATCCATTGGGCTATCGAATAACGATCGTAAGTATGCCCAGACGATATAATTACAGGGTCTCTCATGAAATCTAGTGAAATGGGGCAGCGAAAATCGTCTGGAATTGGAACCAATGAATTAGAAGAAGATGAATGATCTAAATGTTTGTTTGAGTGTAGAAACTTTAAGTTGAATTTTCCCCCATCATTTTCATTCTCTGTCTTACTGAAGATCACTGTTTTGGCATGCTTAACAAGAGAAATGAGATTGTTTAtgttagaaaccacaattattCCACCTGTTCCTGCTTGTTTAAGAGCTTCTGCTTCTAGTTTTGATATTTCTTCATCACAATCCATCATGCTTCTCAGCCCAACACTAACGAAAACCTCTTTGACTTTTCCCACTTCTGCCAAACCTTTGTTCTTGTAGTTTCTCTCCTTATTGTTGCTCATTAGTTGAAGAAGCTCATCTCTTCTTTGAAGCTCTCGAGCATTCACTGAAAGCTCTAGTCGTTTTGCTTGACTATGAAGAAGCTCCACTTGTTCTCTTGTATCATCTGTTAATTTAAGCAAGCTGAGAGGTAAAATATCAAGTACTCTCCCAATCTCCTTCACTAGCTGATAAAACTGATTTGAAATAAACTGAGTCTGTAGTAAACTCCATAGACAGCTTCCTTCCTCACAGCTTTGAGTTAGAATCTTAACTCTTCTGATTACAGAAAAGAGTTCAGTGAAACAAAGAATGGAAGATGGAGGAAGAGGACAATTTGATTCTTGAACCTCTTCAAATAAGAAACCAAGAAGCTTAATTCTTCTTCTCATGGTTGAGATAGTCTTAGCATGTACAAAAAGAGCCTTCTCTTCAAAAGCAACTTCATTGGATAAGAGAATTAGTGATTGCAACAGAGAACCAGAAGgcaaaaagcttgaagaagctGCCATCACTGGGGAAAGAGCAACATCCATGGCCATTCTCACTCCATGAATAgactctgttcatagtttttatCAACATTACATTAAGTCAGACATAGATTACtaggaagaaaatttcaaaactccTTTGAACCTGAAAATTATTAATTGGaaggttttttgtttttggctGTTTCTATTTGTTTGGCTGACTGTGTAGACAATAGGAGAACTTCTAAGTAGTTGCCACTTGGAGCAATTTCCCACCTCATAATGGTCAAATCAATCCTCAaccaattttatattttcaaaaccaTGCATTACTTGCACCAAATTTACTTTGTCAAACTTTGTGGGCAGTCTCCTCTCAAGTCTCTTGCAAAATTTCAACTCTTGCAATTTTTGGAAGTTTCTTAATAGGGAGTATTGAAAAGTTATCTCATAACATCCCCAAACAACGGTCACTTtctatgaacaaaaaaaaaagggttagtCTCATctttttttatagtttaattTGGACAAATGTGTTTTTTATTCATTACCAGAAGATCCAAAGCATGACTTTAATTAACAATTCAAATagcttcctttttcttcttgcaTATTCTGAAAGGCCATCGATGGTCTTATTCCCCATTTCCTATCATTTTTCCATATGCAgtgtttatttcttttcttagcACATTACTGATCATTTCTTTGATTCCTGTGGAGGGCAGGAACTTGGGGAGACTTGTCTTCTTTCTTGGTAATGTTTTCCCACAAGATTAAATAATGAAAGAAAGCAGTGTGATTTGCTTAAGTAACCTCTTTAGCTTTTGGTTCTTCCAAAAGGGTACAAATTCCAAAGTCTCTTTGATTGGACAAAAATGATAAAGTCACTGCTTATCATACCTGTGGAAGTTTCCCTGTGGATCTATATGCAAGTTGGTTGACTTTTCTCAAGTGGGCTCCAAGAGAAAAGCCCAATTTCCCCAAGCCCAAAGAAAAGCCCAATTTCACTTgctatttctctctcttcattaTTTTGGGTCCTACTGAAATGTTGAGTCGTACAAATGCAATCCAAACTGAGGGGCCTACTTTAATGATCGAATATCAAATTAGTGGAAGAGAGGAAGGCACCATAAAGAAGAGTTAAAGTAAACCACACCAAACAAACAAAGACCATATTTCAAGTTTCCAACATCCCCCAACCCCAACCAAACTGAGCAACAAAATATCAAACTTAATCAAAGAGAAAGTTAAGtgagaagaaaggaaaataaaaaaaaggaaagataaTCATTCATCTTAACAACACTTAGTACAGTCTAAGTTGCACCTAAGTCTCATGCTCTTCTTCCTCTACACATACccaaaagtaattttttaataatctttttttaaaaaaaaaatgaattgtcACGTGACAATTTTTAATTGAGTGCAGTCACAagttttttctttcaatattgGGCCGACCATTTTTGCGAAACTCCAATCAAAATCATTCCTCTAAATCTTTCTGTTTTCTCATTGCCTAAACGTGCAATGCACTATCCTTCTTCCTTCACTCTCTTTTCTCATTCTAACAATCCCATTTCTCTCTATTTGCTTTGAGGAAAACGACGACCATTTTTTTGAACAAGTGGGTTATGGGAATTCCATTATCATCCTTGTCCCTTTCCCCCAATCCCTACCCCAATATTGCGTTTGATGTGACTCTTTTTATCCTTTCTCCCCtcgaaaaaaattatattactaCAATAGTGCATATTCTTTCTTCCATTGAATATTTGACATGtcaaaaaatgacaaaattctTAAATACTTCTTTATGACAAATAACGAATGAAAGTCGTTTAAATTTTACCACATAAATAAGCAGAAAAATATCAgagaaattaagagaaaataataaaattgggAACACAAGGGTTAATGtagaaaaattctaaaaaaaccATAGACAAGAAAACTTCCACTACGTGAAATATTATTACAATCATGCAAAATCTCTCCCTAAcccaaattatattaaaaaaacactcTCTCAAAACATTTGTATGACTCATCCTCTATCTACTCTCAACTAGAAGAACACAATAAGGGAATTTAATTAGATTTAACACACTCAAGCTTA
This genomic window from Benincasa hispida cultivar B227 chromosome 4, ASM972705v1, whole genome shotgun sequence contains:
- the LOC120075150 gene encoding U-box domain-containing protein 1-like translates to MAMDVALSPVMAASSSFLPSGSLLQSLILLSNEVAFEEKALFVHAKTISTMRRRIKLLGFLFEEVQESNCPLPPSSILCFTELFSVIRRVKILTQSCEEGSCLWSLLQTQFISNQFYQLVKEIGRVLDILPLSLLKLTDDTREQVELLHSQAKRLELSVNARELQRRDELLQLMSNNKERNYKNKGLAEVGKVKEVFVSVGLRSMMDCDEEISKLEAEALKQAGTGGIIVVSNINNLISLVKHAKTVIFSKTENENDGGKFNLKFLHSNKHLDHSSSSNSLVPIPDDFRCPISLDFMRDPVIISSGHTYDRYSIAQWIDSGHHVCPKSNQRLIHMALIPNYALKSLMQQWCQENNIGMNEPTKPYTSFELERSNSKIYISEEPVDHISASKEASDAVKMTAEFLVGKLATGSPDIQRQAAYELRLLAKTGMDNRRMIAEAGAIPFLVTLLKSSDPRIEENAVTALFNLAIFNNNKILIVAAGAIDNITHILESGKTMEARENAAATIYSLSMVDEFKITIGASPKTIPALVRLLKEGHSAGKRDAATALCNLALYNANKVCIVVAGAVPLLIDLLTDDKAGITDDALQTLSLVLSCSEGLQEIRKSRVLVSLLIDLLRFGSPKGKESSITLLLGLCKDGGEEVARRLLINPRSIPSLQSLAADGSLKARRKADALLRLLNRCCFQSQPC